The Lutra lutra chromosome 7, mLutLut1.2, whole genome shotgun sequence genome segment CAGCCGGCCTGAGGCTGCGTCTTCTTGCTCCTTCCTGGCACCCAGTGcccccaggggtggggagagccagGCCCGGCTTTGCAGTCTTCTGTCCGGTTCTGGGGCGAAAGAGTGGTTATGGgcattttgttagttttgttcggttgttgctttttttaatcaaaggaaggaaaggagctcATAATGCTCCACTCCTTAGAATTTTAGCCTTGATAAGACGACATTTGATCCTCCTTTTTATGGCTTTGAAATAGTCTTTTCCTCACACTTCCTGAGGGAAGCCGCTCTCTTTAAATATGTTTACGGAAGCAGAGCCCTTAGTCCTGCGCTTTGCTTGTGGCTACATTAtggttccccaccccccagctgctgtggttttttatttgtttgcttcagTATTTTTGTTATAGATTAATATCTGCATTATAAAATGCGTACCCACTGCccctgaaataaattttttctgcTTGTCGTGTTGTTAGtagtagaaaagaataaaaagacaactaaagggcacctgggtagcacagtcggttaagggtcccactcttggtttcagctcagctcatgatctcagagttgtgagatcgagccccacccgcgtcgggctctgtgctcagtgtggagtctgcctgagattctctctccctgtcactctgcCCTTCTActcccaaaaataaaaaataaaaagacaactaaGTGCTTTAGAAAATTTTGTCCTAGCAGTGACACTTTAACAcgattatagatttatttttgttcttgcttcctttttattAGTTGATTATAGCTAAATCTTGTCTCTTAATGCCGTTGGTGACGGTAGTTTTAGTGTTTGATTTGTACTGGAGCTCTATCAGCAAAGGGAAGGTTTCTGCGGCGTCGGGGTGGGGATCAGGGGTGGGGATGGTGCGTCGGGGTGGGATCCTGCGGGCCGCAGGTGAGGACTGGCGGGGGCTGGTGAGGAGTGTGGGTGTGGGAGCCGCTCTGTGACATGCAGAGACAGCGAACCCACCTCCGGGTTTGGTATCTGGTTTTCACAAAAGTGATTATAGAAATTGGCTCCAAGCATTTTGGAATTTGACTCTTTAATGGAAGCCCAGTGGCCAAGCCAGGAGACCTCATAGAGCCCGTCCTCCCtaccctcttccccctccctgagCTCTTGCCCTACTCCATCCCCCCCTTCTGGTTTTCTGGAAGTGGGTTCACActctcctctgctcctttccctcctccaccaGTCAGTGTCCCCCGGCTTCTCTGCATCCAGGGAGCCGGGGAGGCTCCTCCCGGAACCCCCCTCCCCAGAACCCCACCCGCCCCTCTCATTGGTCCCTTAGATTCACTCCCTGTGCTCTTCTAAGGaggcctccctgctcctgctctgcctgcctcagcCCTGTTGGGGTCACTGCCCCCTCTGACTTTCACTTCTTGGGGTAGACGGAGCCAACCTCAAAGAGTCCATCACAGGACACGGAGGGTCGTTGCCCTGCTGCAGAGCTCCTGGCTGTGGTGGTCACTCAGCCTCAGCTCCTTCCTCGCCTCGTGGGACTTTGGGGTCATGTCCTTGGATGTTCCTTCTGCCCACCTGATTTTTGTCCTGCTCCCTCTGAGTGGAGCGTCCCCCGTTGTCTTCGTCCACACTGCGCCTTCCTTGGGGATCTTAGGAGGTCACAGATCTGGCTCTCACTGTTCTCAACCTACTCCATGAGGACACTTGGGCATCTCCCCAGCATAATCCCATCCCCAGCCTTCCTGAGTGTGGCAGGCGCTTGAGCTCAGGCCCAGGAGACTCCacaggccccttccccacccctcccccactcaccgCAGCCTAAGCCATCATTAACAGCCCATCTTGCCATGTTAACAAccaccatcacttttttttttttttttaaaccaccgtCACTTTTTGTCCACAACAACGTCTCAGCCTCCTAACTGgttcctccccacctgccccccacctcccatcttcCGTTCTGTACCTTCTGCCAAGGGggattcctctttcttctgtcgcTTCCCCTTTCTGAAACCTTCGCTCCCCGAACCGCAGCCACGCCGTCAGTGGAAAGACAGTGTGAGCCACGTGTGCAGCCTTACACTTTCTAACAGCACATTAAATAAGCAAAAAGTGGGTgaaattaagattttgttttctctatgtaCCGAGGTATTATCTCaacatatatgtaatatgaaaCAATGAATGGGATTGTTGCTGTAGTTTTTCACATCTTCAGAATCCAGTGTGTATCTTACACACAGCACATCTCACTTCAGGCACAAATCAAGTGCTCAGAGCTGTGGGATTGGTGGCCCAGGGCTTCAGGGTCATGGCCCAGAGCTCCTTAGCCTGAGACTTGGCTGTCCTGAGCCCCAGCTCGCCATCCCGGACCTCATTCCCTGTCGTCCCTGCCCCCGCTTGGGTGCTCCAGCCAAACAGGTGCTGTGTGTCCCTGCATCCGCCCCGACGACGGCTCTGCCCCGGGCCACTCCCCACACAGTCATTTCCCTGCACCCCCTTCCCTCAGAGGCCACGCTTCCGCTGAGGCGGTTTTGTTCCCGTGTGTCCGGATCACAGACCCACCGATACTGGGGAAGTCAAGCTTAACAGGGGTGTCCCGTTACTTAACATGGAGCATTGAGATTCTCCACCTTTTTTACGAGATATTTTCAGCAACAGAAATACACCTTTACGGTATAGATACTGGGCTTATGTTTACTGAATACAGTGTCCAGGTGTTTGTTTCTTAATTAGAAAGATGGGAGTgaaatgctttctttcctcttcttttctttgttaaatcCAAACCGGATGAAAACCAGAGCTGTTTAAATGCGGTGACTGTCAGCCAGCTGGCCCTAGCGCGGTGCCTCCTGCCCTGGCCTGGGGTCTGAGGCGGGCTCGTCCTGTTCCTGGGAACCAGCGTGAGTGGCCCCGGCCTTGGTTGACGTCCGTCAGGCCGTGGCGCAGGATGGCAGCCCCGCCTCGCCCCGTCCGCCCCGCCTGCTCtggctcccttccttctctgggatgCCCAGGGCTGGGTTTGCTCCCGCCTCGGCGCCTGGTGGCTGCGGTTCCCTCCGTGAGGTGCTCCTCCGCACGTGCCCTTGGCCCAGCCGCTGCGGCTGTCCGCCCGCTCAGCCAGCCTGTGCCGCCCAGCCAGGCGCCTCGCTAGGCTCTCCCGTCTGAGCTCGAAGGCGCTCCGCCTCCTCCCTGTCAGCACTGTGCCTTCTCCCCCTGGTCTGGTCTTCTCCGCAGATTTGTCACCCTCGGATCTTACAGATTTCACCGTCTTCTCCCCCACTTGGACGCAAATGCCTGTCTGGCCTACTCAGTGCTGCGTCAGCGCCCGGCACGGATGCCTTTGAGAAGGGGCGCGGGAGGGCGGGCGGGCGAGCCGTGCGCGGGGCTGCAGGCGGGCGCCCTGGCCTCTCCGAGCCTCCGTTTCCTGGGGGCGACACGCTGATCAGCTCTGCCTTCCTCGGGGGGAGCGGGCGCTCTTACACTGATGCGAGTATCGGGTTCCGCCCCGGTGGGAGGCGGTCTGCGGTGTCTGCCGGATTAAATGGGGCGCCCTTCGCCCCGGCTGAGTGACTGGGAGTTCGTCCCGCGGCGCGCTCGTACTCACGGGAGCCGCCGTGTGCGCCCCGGAAATGGCACACTTCAAGACAAATGACCGTGTTTCCCTCGGTGCGAGTGAATGCTGTGCCGCGTCAGAGAGGAACGGGGCAGCGGTGTTGAGGCGCGTGCGGAAGCCGCCGACGCGGACGAGAGAGCGAGCAGCCGGGCGCCGGCGCGTCGCCTGTAGGAAGCGCGGAGGGCGGACGGACTCGGCCCCACGTTTGCCCTGTCCGGGCACGAGACATTCTGGTGAGCGAAACAGGAAGCTGCGTGCTGGTGACTCTGGGGACAGGTGAACTGGAATGGAGGAAAGGGACGCGAGTGAGCTCTGCACACTTCTACGTGAGTGAGAACAGATTGCCTGCTCAGAACAGCAGCCGGCCTTGCGGGGCCCTTTCGCGCTTGAAGAACACACGTGCAGAGCCGCTTGCCCGGGGCCCGGGATGCGGATCAGGCCTCCGATGGGAGGTCACCCCTGCCGTCCCCGTGTGCTGCGTGCCCCAGCCCCGTGGCAACCCCGGGGAGCGCCCCTGGAGGCGGATGCTTCGGGTACGCTGGAGCGCATGACCTGCCCGGGAGAGCCCCTCCGCGGCTGAGCCGGGTCCCGGCGCCTGGCCTGCTGGCGTCTGTCGCTGCCTGCCCTGCGGTCCGGGTTCCCAGGTGCCTGGCTCGGGGCTCAGGAGGGGGGGCTTGGGTGTTTGGCTATAAGGTACTTGCGTGATTCCACTTACGGTTGTCTCCATGCGCCTGTTTACTAGGGAATGAAGTGTCTACGTGTGTTTTGTCCCAGTGACGTTTGTTATAACGACAGTGTTGTCATTCTTTGTCTTCACGCCTCCCAGTTTTGGAACAATACCCTGTTTACTTGATGGGATTACAGTTTCGGAGTCTAATGGAACTATTTTTGTTGTATCTCTTTcagccaaaaataaaattttctcttaagCATTGCGCTAGAAGTTTCGATGtccatctttaaaaatttccacaCAGGATAGCGTGGCCGTGGTGTTCTGTTGGCAAGACCGCAATCTGTCTGGTTGCGGACATGTGTGAGGGGCAGGAACCGAGAGCCATGGTGTTGGCTGCCAGCTCGAGGTAGCTCTGGGGCCGCCTGACCAGGCCGCCCCCGACACGGGACAGCCACGGTGGCCCGAAGCCAACTGGGTAGCCTGGGCCCGGCGGGGATAGCACAGTCGGACGGATGGGGGCAGCCCCCACAGGAGGAGAGCCCCGTTCTGACCTCTTAAGGATGAAGCAGTGAAGGCCTTGGAAACCCTGCCGGAGTGGGTGCTGGGCTTTTAGGTTGTTGGCATTGGCGTAGGTAGGAGGGCAAGGAGGCAGGGGATGAGAACATTGGCTGTGTCCCCAAGGCCAGCTCGTGTGTCTCTGTTAACTTCAGAGGCCAGCGGTGCCCCCATGGGGCAGTTGGGTGTGTCACCTGAAGCCCGGTCCCTGTGTACCATAGCGGGCCAGCGTCCCTTCTCATCCCTGCCAGGGGCCCTGCGTGTTGCACGGGgtgtcccttctccctgcccGGGGCCTGCTATTCTGTACCTTGTTCAGtccatctttgaaaaaaaaacgaGTGATTTCaagttctttgcttttctgtgaaGATGCAGCACGTTCAGCACAGCTGTGCGAAGCCAGGGGAGTTGGGGGTGGTGCAGGCACGGAGGTTTACGTCGGTGCCCCAAGGCTCAGGCCCGGGGTCCCAGCCAGGGAGGGGAAGTGGTCGTGTTTAACTGACCCTGAGGCACCCGGTTCCCAGGCAGCTGGCGGTGGAGAGGGTTGGGCAGGATGCGCTTCCAAAAACTCGGGAGTCTTGGGAACTTCTGGTTGGCTTCCGCCGATGTGCTTTGGGACCCTGCAGCCCAGGGCGGGGCACCCTGGGGGGAGCCGCTGTGCCAGTGAGCCCCACAGCAAGGTGTGCGAGTGGGGACACACGCGTGTTGTGCCTTCGGGTGCTTTTTACTTTGGCCTTTTGCTGTTTTGGTTTTAAAGACAAGACTCCGATGCCTGTGAGAGGAACAGAAATTAGCGTGGTGTGGCAGTGAATAGGCCCATCCTCCCGAGCTGAccgtctttttattttgttgaacaCCACGAAGAAGCTTCGGAGGAACTGCTTTTCAGGATGCACGCAGGACAGCAAGTCTGAGCTGGGACGTTTGAGGGAAGCCTGCAGGTGCGCTCCTGCCAGGGGCTGTGCGTtgacacccaccccccacccccacagcagcCGGAGCTGAGGGGCAGGTGTAGACGGCATGGGACTTAGGGCTGATGAGATGCAGAGAGGCCTCGGAGGGAGGGCGCTGGTGTAGGTGCCAGGAAGCACAGACTCAGACGCTCCAGGCGTGAGAGATGGAGGTGGCCCGGGGGCCGGCCTCTCATCGGTGGGGCCCAGCGCCTGGTACAGTGTCTGACACGTGGTAGGCTCTCAGCAGTGTGTGTTGAATGACTGACTCCCTCAGCGAAAGCCGGTGGCCTCTCACACCCAAGTGCAGTTCTAGAAAGTAGTTCTACAAGGGGCCCCAGTGCTCTTCGCTGGCTTGGCTGACCGCGGGATTGTGTGCAGTGCCTGGATGGACCCTTCCCTTCTCACCGAGAAGCAGACGAGTTTCTTGCTGGAAAAGTAGACCTTTAAAGCTTCTCCATTGTGATAACTTGTTCTCCTTTGTCTTCACAGAGACTAATAGACAAGTCACGCGTAACCTGTGTCAAATGGGTTCCCGGTTCGGAAAGCCTTTTCCTAGTAGCCCACGCGAGTGGGAGCATGTACTTGTATAACGTGGAGCACACTTGTGGCACCACAGCCCCCCACTACCAGCTTCTGAAGCAGGGCGAGAGCTTCGCCGTGCACACTTGCAAGAGCAAATCCACGAGGAACCCTCTCCTTAAGTGGACCGTGGGCGAGGGGGCCCTCAACGAGTTTGCTTTCTCCCCAGATGGCAAGTTCTTGGCCTGCGTGAGCCAGGACGGGTTTCTGCGGGTGTTCAACTTTGACTCGGTGGAGTTGCACGGCACAATGCGGAGCTACTTCGGAGGCCTGCTGTGCGTGTGCTGGAGCCCGGACGGCAAGTACATCGTGACGGGCGGCGAGGACGACCTGGTGACCGTCTGGGCCTTCGGAGACTGCCGGGTGATCGCCCGAGGCCACGGGCACAAATCCTGGGTCAGTGTTGTGGCGTTCGACCCCTACACCACGAGCGTGGAAGAGAGCGACCCCATGGAGTTCAGCGGCAGTGACGAGGACTTCCAGGACCTCCTTCATTTCGGCCGCGACCGGGCCAACAGTACACAGTCCCGGCTGTCCAAACGGAACTCTGCCGAGAGCCGCCCCGTCAGCGTGACGTACCGGTTCGGCTCGGTGGGCCAGGACACGCAGCTCTGCCTCTGGGACCTCACGGAAGACATCCTTTTCCCTCACCAGCCCCTCTCGAGAGCAAGGACACACACCAATGTCATGAACGCCACGAGCCCTCCTGCCGGCAGCACGGGGAACAGCGTCACGACGCCCGGCAGCTCcgcgcccccacccctgccccgctcCAACAGCCTCCCGCACTCCACCGTCTCCAGCGCCGGCAGCAAGAGCAGCGTGGCCGACGGCGCCGTCGCTTCTGGGGTCAGCAAATTCGCGACGCTCTCCCTGCACGACCGGAAGGACAGGCACCACGAGAAGGACCACAAGCGAAACCACAGCATGGGACACATTTCTAGCAAGAGCAGCGACAAACTGAACCTGGTTACTAAGACCAAAACGGACCCAGCTAAAACCCTGGGGACGCCCCTGTGTCCTCGGATGGAAGACGTCCCCTTGTTAGAGCCGCTCATCTGTAAAAAGATAGCGCATGAGAGACTGACTGTGTTAATTTTTCTTGAAGACTGTCTAGTCACTGCTTGTCAGGAGGGATTTATTTGCACATGGGGAAGGCCTGGTAAAGTGGTAAGTTTTAATCCTTAATGCTGCAGCAGACCGAGAGCTCGAGTAGGTAGAGATTTTTTCCTTG includes the following:
- the WDR20 gene encoding WD repeat-containing protein 20 isoform X1, translated to MATEGGGKEMNEIKTQFTTREGLYKLLPHSEYSRPNRVPFNSQGSNPVRVSFVNLNDQSGNGDRLCFNVGRELYFYIYKGVRKENEAQLSLKNCHSEQGPIKLFDRADAISSNHFKIRPSILSYSISSNLDSNPVRYKKASSFTVEVWNGVSCAADLSKPIDKRIYKGTQPTCHDFNHLTATAESVSLLVGFSAGQVQLIDPIKKETSKLFNEERLIDKSRVTCVKWVPGSESLFLVAHASGSMYLYNVEHTCGTTAPHYQLLKQGESFAVHTCKSKSTRNPLLKWTVGEGALNEFAFSPDGKFLACVSQDGFLRVFNFDSVELHGTMRSYFGGLLCVCWSPDGKYIVTGGEDDLVTVWAFGDCRVIARGHGHKSWVSVVAFDPYTTSVEESDPMEFSGSDEDFQDLLHFGRDRANSTQSRLSKRNSAESRPVSVTYRFGSVGQDTQLCLWDLTEDILFPHQPLSRARTHTNVMNATSPPAGSTGNSVTTPGSSAPPPLPRSNSLPHSTVSSAGSKSSVADGAVASGVSKFATLSLHDRKDRHHEKDHKRNHSMGHISSKSSDKLNLVTKTKTDPAKTLGTPLCPRMEDVPLLEPLICKKIAHERLTVLIFLEDCLVTACQEGFICTWGRPGKVVEGVPVQLRFVQVQGLSRVNSEQRKHFLGQLICVQRTENLASGSRACKLQFLTERT
- the WDR20 gene encoding WD repeat-containing protein 20 isoform X2 — translated: MATEGGGKEMNEIKTQFTTREGLYKLLPHSEYSRPNRVPFNSQGSNPVRVSFVNLNDQSGNGDRLCFNVGRELYFYIYKGVRKENEAQLSLKNCHSEQGPIKLFDRADAISSNHFKIRPSILSYSISSNLDSNPVRYKKASSFTVEVWNGVSCAADLSKPIDKRIYKGTQPTCHDFNHLTATAESVSLLVGFSAGQVQLIDPIKKETSKLFNEERLIDKSRVTCVKWVPGSESLFLVAHASGSMYLYNVEHTCGTTAPHYQLLKQGESFAVHTCKSKSTRNPLLKWTVGEGALNEFAFSPDGKFLACVSQDGFLRVFNFDSVELHGTMRSYFGGLLCVCWSPDGKYIVTGGEDDLVTVWAFGDCRVIARGHGHKSWVSVVAFDPYTTSVEESDPMEFSGSDEDFQDLLHFGRDRANSTQSRLSKRNSAESRPVSVTYRFGSVGQDTQLCLWDLTEDILFPHQPLSRARTHTNVMNATSPPAGSTGNSVTTPGSSAPPPLPRSNSLPHSTVSSAGSKSSVADGAVASGVSKFATLSLHDRKDRHHEKDHKRNHSMGHISSKSSDKLNLVTKTKTDPAKTLGTPLCPRMEDVPLLEPLICKKIAHERLTVLIFLEDCLVTACQEGFICTWGRPGKVLLGTAGCHPSPPKPLGGRAFLG
- the WDR20 gene encoding WD repeat-containing protein 20 isoform X3; the encoded protein is MATEGGGKEMNEIKTQFTTREGLYKLLPHSEYSRPNRVPFNSQGSNPVRVSFVNLNDQSGNGDRLCFNVGRELYFYIYKGVRKENEAQLSLKNCHSEQGPIKLFDRADAISSNHFKIRPSILSYSISSNLDSNPVRYKKASSFTVEVWNGVSCAADLSKPIDKRIYKGTQPTCHDFNHLTATAESVSLLVGFSAGQVQLIDPIKKETSKLFNEERLIDKSRVTCVKWVPGSESLFLVAHASGSMYLYNVEHTCGTTAPHYQLLKQGESFAVHTCKSKSTRNPLLKWTVGEGALNEFAFSPDGKFLACVSQDGFLRVFNFDSVELHGTMRSYFGGLLCVCWSPDGKYIVTGGEDDLVTVWAFGDCRVIARGHGHKSWVSVVAFDPYTTSVEESDPMEFSGSDEDFQDLLHFGRDRANSTQSRLSKRNSAESRPVSVTYRFGSVGQDTQLCLWDLTEDILFPHQPLSRARTHTNVMNATSPPAGSTGNSVTTPGSSAPPPLPRSNSLPHSTVSSAGSKSSVADGAVASGVSKFATLSLHDRKDRHHEKDHKRNHSMGHISSKSSDKLNLVTKTKTDPAKTLGTPLCPRMEDVPLLEPLICKKIAHERLTVLIFLEDCLVTACQEGFICTWGRPGKVGLLSSQNQASSPGGTIV
- the WDR20 gene encoding WD repeat-containing protein 20 isoform X4 — translated: MATEGGGKEMNEIKTQFTTREGLYKLLPHSEYSRPNRVPFNSQGSNPVRVSFVNLNDQSGNGDRLCFNVGRELYFYIYKGVRKAADLSKPIDKRIYKGTQPTCHDFNHLTATAESVSLLVGFSAGQVQLIDPIKKETSKLFNEERLIDKSRVTCVKWVPGSESLFLVAHASGSMYLYNVEHTCGTTAPHYQLLKQGESFAVHTCKSKSTRNPLLKWTVGEGALNEFAFSPDGKFLACVSQDGFLRVFNFDSVELHGTMRSYFGGLLCVCWSPDGKYIVTGGEDDLVTVWAFGDCRVIARGHGHKSWVSVVAFDPYTTSVEESDPMEFSGSDEDFQDLLHFGRDRANSTQSRLSKRNSAESRPVSVTYRFGSVGQDTQLCLWDLTEDILFPHQPLSRARTHTNVMNATSPPAGSTGNSVTTPGSSAPPPLPRSNSLPHSTVSSAGSKSSVADGAVASGVSKFATLSLHDRKDRHHEKDHKRNHSMGHISSKSSDKLNLVTKTKTDPAKTLGTPLCPRMEDVPLLEPLICKKIAHERLTVLIFLEDCLVTACQEGFICTWGRPGKVVEGVPVQLRFVQVQGLSRVNSEQRKHFLGQLICVQRTENLASGSRACKLQFLTERT
- the WDR20 gene encoding WD repeat-containing protein 20 isoform X5, whose amino-acid sequence is MATEGGGKEMNEIKTQFTTREGLYKLLPHSEYSRPNRVPFNSQGSNPVRVSFVNLNDQSGNGDRLCFNVGRELYFYIYKGVRKAADLSKPIDKRIYKGTQPTCHDFNHLTATAESVSLLVGFSAGQVQLIDPIKKETSKLFNEERLIDKSRVTCVKWVPGSESLFLVAHASGSMYLYNVEHTCGTTAPHYQLLKQGESFAVHTCKSKSTRNPLLKWTVGEGALNEFAFSPDGKFLACVSQDGFLRVFNFDSVELHGTMRSYFGGLLCVCWSPDGKYIVTGGEDDLVTVWAFGDCRVIARGHGHKSWVSVVAFDPYTTSVEESDPMEFSGSDEDFQDLLHFGRDRANSTQSRLSKRNSAESRPVSVTYRFGSVGQDTQLCLWDLTEDILFPHQPLSRARTHTNVMNATSPPAGSTGNSVTTPGSSAPPPLPRSNSLPHSTVSSAGSKSSVADGAVASGVSKFATLSLHDRKDRHHEKDHKRNHSMGHISSKSSDKLNLVTKTKTDPAKTLGTPLCPRMEDVPLLEPLICKKIAHERLTVLIFLEDCLVTACQEGFICTWGRPGKVGLLSSQNQASSPGGTIV
- the WDR20 gene encoding WD repeat-containing protein 20 isoform X7 gives rise to the protein MATEGGGKEMNEIKTQFTTREGLYKLLPHSEYSRPNRVPFNSQGSNPVRVSFVNLNDQSGNGDRLCFNVGRELYFYIYKGVRKRLIDKSRVTCVKWVPGSESLFLVAHASGSMYLYNVEHTCGTTAPHYQLLKQGESFAVHTCKSKSTRNPLLKWTVGEGALNEFAFSPDGKFLACVSQDGFLRVFNFDSVELHGTMRSYFGGLLCVCWSPDGKYIVTGGEDDLVTVWAFGDCRVIARGHGHKSWVSVVAFDPYTTSVEESDPMEFSGSDEDFQDLLHFGRDRANSTQSRLSKRNSAESRPVSVTYRFGSVGQDTQLCLWDLTEDILFPHQPLSRARTHTNVMNATSPPAGSTGNSVTTPGSSAPPPLPRSNSLPHSTVSSAGSKSSVADGAVASGVSKFATLSLHDRKDRHHEKDHKRNHSMGHISSKSSDKLNLVTKTKTDPAKTLGTPLCPRMEDVPLLEPLICKKIAHERLTVLIFLEDCLVTACQEGFICTWGRPGKVVEGVPVQLRFVQVQGLSRVNSEQRKHFLGQLICVQRTENLASGSRACKLQFLTERT
- the WDR20 gene encoding WD repeat-containing protein 20 isoform X8 gives rise to the protein MATEGGGKEMNEIKTQFTTREGLYKLLPHSEYSRPNRVPFNSQGSNPVRVSFVNLNDQSGNGDRLCFNVGRELYFYIYKGVRKRLIDKSRVTCVKWVPGSESLFLVAHASGSMYLYNVEHTCGTTAPHYQLLKQGESFAVHTCKSKSTRNPLLKWTVGEGALNEFAFSPDGKFLACVSQDGFLRVFNFDSVELHGTMRSYFGGLLCVCWSPDGKYIVTGGEDDLVTVWAFGDCRVIARGHGHKSWVSVVAFDPYTTSVEESDPMEFSGSDEDFQDLLHFGRDRANSTQSRLSKRNSAESRPVSVTYRFGSVGQDTQLCLWDLTEDILFPHQPLSRARTHTNVMNATSPPAGSTGNSVTTPGSSAPPPLPRSNSLPHSTVSSAGSKSSVADGAVASGVSKFATLSLHDRKDRHHEKDHKRNHSMGHISSKSSDKLNLVTKTKTDPAKTLGTPLCPRMEDVPLLEPLICKKIAHERLTVLIFLEDCLVTACQEGFICTWGRPGKVGLLSSQNQASSPGGTIV
- the WDR20 gene encoding WD repeat-containing protein 20 isoform X6, translating into MATEGGGKEMNEIKTQFTTREGLYKLLPHSEYSRPNRVPFNSQGSNPVRVSFVNLNDQSGNGDRLCFNVGRELYFYIYKGVRKAADLSKPIDKRIYKGTQPTCHDFNHLTATAESVSLLVGFSAGQVQLIDPIKKETSKLFNEERLIDKSRVTCVKWVPGSESLFLVAHASGSMYLYNVEHTCGTTAPHYQLLKQGESFAVHTCKSKSTRNPLLKWTVGEGALNEFAFSPDGKFLACVSQDGFLRVFNFDSVELHGTMRSYFGGLLCVCWSPDGKYIVTGGEDDLVTVWAFGDCRVIARGHGHKSWVSVVAFDPYTTSVEESDPMEFSGSDEDFQDLLHFGRDRANSTQSRLSKRNSAESRPVSVTYRFGSVGQDTQLCLWDLTEDILFPHQPLSRARTHTNVMNATSPPAGSTGNSVTTPGSSAPPPLPRSNSLPHSTVSSAGSKSSVADGAVASGVSKFATLSLHDRKDRHHEKDHKRNHSMGHISSKSSDKLNLVTKTKTDPAKTLGTPLCPRMEDVPLLEPLICKKIAHERLTVLIFLEDCLVTACQEGFICTWGRPGKVVSFNP
- the WDR20 gene encoding WD repeat-containing protein 20 isoform X9; translation: MYLYNVEHTCGTTAPHYQLLKQGESFAVHTCKSKSTRNPLLKWTVGEGALNEFAFSPDGKFLACVSQDGFLRVFNFDSVELHGTMRSYFGGLLCVCWSPDGKYIVTGGEDDLVTVWAFGDCRVIARGHGHKSWVSVVAFDPYTTSVEESDPMEFSGSDEDFQDLLHFGRDRANSTQSRLSKRNSAESRPVSVTYRFGSVGQDTQLCLWDLTEDILFPHQPLSRARTHTNVMNATSPPAGSTGNSVTTPGSSAPPPLPRSNSLPHSTVSSAGSKSSVADGAVASGVSKFATLSLHDRKDRHHEKDHKRNHSMGHISSKSSDKLNLVTKTKTDPAKTLGTPLCPRMEDVPLLEPLICKKIAHERLTVLIFLEDCLVTACQEGFICTWGRPGKVVEGVPVQLRFVQVQGLSRVNSEQRKHFLGQLICVQRTENLASGSRACKLQFLTERT